TGTGGTTCTCGCTCTCGGTCGGCCGCAAGGATCAGGCCGAGCCACGCTGGCTGCTGCCGATGCTGTGCCGGGCCGGCCACATCACCAAGAACGAGATCGGGGCGATCCGGGTTCACCAGGGCGAAACCCACGTCGAACTGGTCCCCGATTGCGTCGAGCGGTTCCTGGCCGCCGTCGGCCCCGGCCGCACCCTGGAAAAGACCATCGCGCTGACGCAACTCGACGGCGTGCCGGAGGCGCCCCGCGACGCCCCCGAACGGCCGCACGCCGGCCGGAAAAAACCGTACCGGGCCGCCGAGCCGGCGGCAGACGAGGCTTCCGGCGACGACAGCGCGACGAAGCCCGCCGGCTGGAAGCCCTATCAGGGCAAACCCGTCTCCAAATACGCCCACGCGCGCGAGAAGAATTACGGCCGCGGGCGGGACAAGCCGCACGGCACCGGCCCCTTGAAGCGCAAGAAGCCGGGCAAGACGTTCGACTAGGAAAAGGCCGTCATTCCCCCGCCCGCGCGCTACGGGATTCACACATCTCGGTTGGTAGCGAAAGCCGCATAAATTCGCCCTCTCCGCCGCACGGCGGGGGAGAGGGAGGGGACCCGTCGCGCTAGCGATGGGGAGGGTGAGGTGGAGGTGCAGCCGTTGTGTTCGCGGGGGAAATGCCCGAAATCCCACCTCACCTCCCTTGATCCGGCTCCGCTGGACCGACCCTCTCCGCCCCCAGGGGGCGGAGAGGGAGGTGAGCACGGTGTCCGAAATGTGTGCATCCCGTAGCGCCCGTGCGGGGGTGACGGGGAAGGGAGTCATCCGGTCGAGGGTGCCGCGCCGGGGGGCGCCGCCGGAAGCAGGATGCGCACGGTGGTGCCCTTGCCGGGGGCGCTTTCGAGGGTCGCGGTGCCGCCCGATTGGCGCGCGAAGCCATAGACCATGCTCAGCCCCAGGCCGCTGCCCTGGCCGACTTCCTTGGTCGTGAAGAAGGGCTCGAAGGCGCGGCTCAGGACCTCTCTCGCCATGCCGATTCCGGTATCGGCCATGGCGATTTCCACATAGTCGCCGGCCGGCAGGGTGTCGTCGTCGTCTGGGAGAAGACGGCGCCGTTGCGCCGAAACGGCGATCGCGCCGCCCGCGGGCATGGCCTCGCGGGCGTTGTGGGCGAGGTTGAGAAGGGCGTTCGCCAGGCTTCCCTCGTCGACAAGCACCTCGGCGGCCCCGGCGCAGGGTTCGGCGCGGATGGCGATGCCCCCGCCCAGCGTTCGCGCCAGCAGCGCCGTTTCCTCGCGCAGCCAGGCATTGATGTCGAGCCGCCGGGGCCGCAGGGTCTGCTGGCGCGAGAAGGCCAGCAGCTTCATCGTCAGATCGGCCCCGCGCCGTCCGGCCTGCAGGGCGGCATCGATGAGCCCGGTGGCGTGGGCGTTGCCCTGGACCGCCAGCTTCGCCAGCGCCAGGTTGGTCTCGATGGCTTGCAGAAGGTTGTTGAAGTCGTGCGACACGCCGCCGGACAGCCGCCCCACCGCCTGCAGCCTCAGGGCCTGGCGCAGCCGATCCTCGGCCGTCCGCCGCGCCGAGATGTCCAAGGCCGTGGAGCCCAGGCCGATGAGGTTTCCACCCTCGTCCTCGATGGGAAACCGGACGTGGATTTCAGGCCTGGCATCGCCATCGGGCGTGCCGACGTCGAGTTCGGCGATCTGCGGCTCGCGGCGGGCCAGAACCAGACCGTCCAGCCTGACGATGTCGTCGGCGATCTCCTTGGCGTATATGTCGTGCGGCGATTTGCCCTTCAGGCCGTCAAGCGACACGTCGAGGCGGCGCAGCATCTCGTTGTTCGCCCACTGGACCCGGCCGTGCAGGTCGAGGATCGAAATCGCCATCGGCGCCACGGCGGCCAGCGAGCGGAACCGCGCCTCGCTTTCCCGAAAGCCCTCGAACACCCGCCGCAGTCGGGCCAGCGGGAAGCGCACGCAGGCATAGGCGGCGATGGCCAGGATAAGCGCGACGGCGACCGCCAGCGCGACCTCGAAAAGCAGCGGCCGCAGGCTGGCTTCCACGGTCACCGTTCCGACCCGCTCGGCCCCGGCGACGATGGGAACGCTGACCCGGGCGACGGGCGCTGACGGCTCGTCGCCGACCACGATCGGCGTCCCGCCCTGGAACGGCGCGATGATCCGCCGCCCCGCATCGTCGATGGGGGCCGTCTGGCGCACGAGTTCGGCCACGCGGTTGTCGCTGAACCCCCACGTCGGTCCTTGGATGTAGGCGTAGCGGGCGACCTGCCCGGCGGTGATGTCGGCCTGGAAGCGCCGCAGGTTGAGGGCGTCGACGTAGCCGACGGTGGCGAAGATCGCCGGACCGGCGAGGGCGATGGCGACGGCGACGATGACCGCCGCGCGGTGGACGACCCGGTTCTGGCGGAAAACGTCGCTCGACCACGGGCTCGTATTCGCCCTATCGCGTGGGTTCGCTGCCATGGCGCCTGAGAATCTCCTGGCCGGCCGGGGGTTGGGTGAAGGCGATGAACTGGGCGGCGCCCGCGGTGGCGCTGCCGGGCAGCAGGAAGCAGACGCGGAGCGGCATCGGATAGCGGCCGTCGGCCAGCGTCTCCGGCGCCGGCTCGACCCCGTCGAGGGCCAGCGCCGTCAGGGCCAGTCGCTCGGTGCGGATCTGCAACAGCGTGGCGATGGCGAACGATCCGGCGATGGAGGTTGCCAGCGCGGCGTTCTCCTGGTCCGTGGCCCCGACCGGGATGCCCGGCCGGCGGAAGGCCGCCGCCAGAGCCCCCTCCAGCGCCGGCACCCGTTGGACGAGGTAGTCGTTCTCCGACCCCGCCGGAGAACGCAGGATCACTTTCAGGGGCTGGCCATCCGGCCAGCGCGGGGTGGGATCGGCATAGATCCCGGGAAGCGCCTCCAGCGTCAGCCCGGGCGCCGTTTTCCGCGAGGTGGCGAAGACCAGGGCCGTCGTCATGCAGGCGGCCTCGCGAATGCCCGTCACCTTTTCGGCCACCTTCAGCGGCCGCGCCGCGATGGCGACGTCGATGGCGCCGGCGGCCAGCGCCTTGATCCCGCCCGGCGTCCCGATGCTCGGCAACACGACGGTCGCGACGCCGGGATCGGCGGCATGAAGCGCCTGTCCGATCAGCCTGGAGAGTTCCAATCCGATGCCGGTGCCGCCGACGCGTACGGTTTCCTCGGCGGGAACCGGCGCCGCCAGCAGAAGCGAGCCCGCGAACGCCGCGCTTGCCAACACCTTGCGCCGCTTCAGCTTGACCAGAACCATGCCGCCCTCAATCGCTTGCTTTTATCGGTCCGACGACGCGGATCGCAACGCCGTCGAAGCAAGTATCGTTCCTTCGTGTTTCGACAACGTGTCAATCCGGGAAATCTTGGTAACAAGTTGTAACACCCGGTCCACCTTTCCATGACCTGGACCGGATCTTGCAGCGCCTTCCGCATGCCGGCCCGCAATTCCGGCGCGCACGTACCCCGACGACGTCGTTCGATTTTCGCTTCGGAGCCGCATGAGCCAGCGCACGCGCCTTCTCGCCG
The DNA window shown above is from Shumkonia mesophila and carries:
- a CDS encoding PstS family phosphate ABC transporter substrate-binding protein, which gives rise to MVLVKLKRRKVLASAAFAGSLLLAAPVPAEETVRVGGTGIGLELSRLIGQALHAADPGVATVVLPSIGTPGGIKALAAGAIDVAIAARPLKVAEKVTGIREAACMTTALVFATSRKTAPGLTLEALPGIYADPTPRWPDGQPLKVILRSPAGSENDYLVQRVPALEGALAAAFRRPGIPVGATDQENAALATSIAGSFAIATLLQIRTERLALTALALDGVEPAPETLADGRYPMPLRVCFLLPGSATAGAAQFIAFTQPPAGQEILRRHGSEPTR
- a CDS encoding two-component system sensor histidine kinase NtrB; amino-acid sequence: MAANPRDRANTSPWSSDVFRQNRVVHRAAVIVAVAIALAGPAIFATVGYVDALNLRRFQADITAGQVARYAYIQGPTWGFSDNRVAELVRQTAPIDDAGRRIIAPFQGGTPIVVGDEPSAPVARVSVPIVAGAERVGTVTVEASLRPLLFEVALAVAVALILAIAAYACVRFPLARLRRVFEGFRESEARFRSLAAVAPMAISILDLHGRVQWANNEMLRRLDVSLDGLKGKSPHDIYAKEIADDIVRLDGLVLARREPQIAELDVGTPDGDARPEIHVRFPIEDEGGNLIGLGSTALDISARRTAEDRLRQALRLQAVGRLSGGVSHDFNNLLQAIETNLALAKLAVQGNAHATGLIDAALQAGRRGADLTMKLLAFSRQQTLRPRRLDINAWLREETALLARTLGGGIAIRAEPCAGAAEVLVDEGSLANALLNLAHNAREAMPAGGAIAVSAQRRRLLPDDDDTLPAGDYVEIAMADTGIGMAREVLSRAFEPFFTTKEVGQGSGLGLSMVYGFARQSGGTATLESAPGKGTTVRILLPAAPPGAAPSTG